AAATACAAGCAGAAATGCTGTAATTTTATTacacatttgtgccaatttattatttcagatgacacaaccttgtccgcaattgcattcgaagattcttgtttgatttccaagaagaagggtaggtataGTATCTGGTTATGACTCGTCTGCCTTGTCaatagaggtgccactgtcaaatctgtgttattgttggtaaaataaactTGTAACTTGACTCCCACAGATCCTCAAggcagtgaaaatattccagACTTATAATTGGCGAGTTATATGGAAAAAGgatgaaacaatttattttggcaTGAAGAATACGAATTACGAAACACATTCTAACTGTTATCGCCATTGCAACTTTATTATGTGCACTCTCCTAACTaatcaaagatattaaaactttcaacatatccataatttgaatttcaaaatgaaagatttttataccaagaaatgtttataaaatgccgTAATAAATTCGGTACAAATTTTTCCATATCATGTTTTGGTCATgtaattaaaaatgaattgacagtgacacttctCTCTCCAAATCAGGCGggttattcaaaagttgtaaccatagtaagatgttttgtgtgtgtgtgtgtgtgtgtgtgtgtgtgtgtttgagacgggataggaaaagggtgcgggaggtcatgtggggCGGGGGGGAGAGACTATGGTGACtgttgtgagagttggaagtgtgtctgatgaccgacttgctcattttgtagctattgttgttattctagttgttagagtagttatcgtagttatctagctatcgtagttatctagctattatagttgttattcttttgtttcctgcttatcatctatttgaacccattcagctttcagttgtccaggccaggccaggtgaccaatgacgatgatagattgggttcgattcaagctatacgcttggtgtatttggttatcgtgactggcgacttgagtccatctcatgtccaaagcgcggtggctgggtcccaggcatgcttgccactttgttctgcggtcctcatctaagtttcgacggtgatgacatggacttaggttcaaagtacgtgttccctttgagtcattgtggttgattgatggggggaataaacagttgcgtgtcgctagtcattcaattggtccccttgttttagagtgttggcgggataagtcttacgactgttaacaatagtaagcaatagctggccagcgatcccctacctgatctcgagggggatggaatgactggggttaagacctgttgttaacctgcggaatttcgtcggatgaaatgtcaggcgtgtccgtgtgggacttgtgctgaACCTGTTTAGTACAAAtaacgaagacattgggctctttggataacaacagtgttcttcacctccttgtgcctcacaaagctaataatatacaccccctgaaatcgacaagacggcgatgaagaaggagagccggcctccaactcgtcagccgagaagacactggatggaccccaagaagatgttgctgccaatgttggagccatacagggtaagcatcacttagtcgtcagttatgtctggattaaaagaagatgtcaaaataactctgaaaaaagtatcaatctgtcgtacaatttcaactttatacgtattggggtgctacactcaattctgttcaatCTGTTTTGAAACCTCTTCAACCAATTAGGTTCAAGAAtgcaattgaatgtgctttgtTGAATTCGTATTGACTGATTCTCATTAAAACTTGTGGTGTGCGCGTTAATACATATCAAAACAGTCCGTTGACAGGGGTCATGCACACAAGCTTGTGTTCTGTCTTGATTATCTACTAATTAcaacaaagggcagggacactcatccgcgaaaggcacgttactacaatacgtggcaagagttgcacttttcaaatcgaattgcatgcgcataggccaagtgtggtgcagccttttcgaaactggtgtagccaattcgtattccggagagtgctctctggaaaacagttttaaatcggattcagtgtgaacgcagcatgcagtagaaacacacagaaattagataaacccctcaacaaaatttatgattctttttaggcagcccgagccaacattgtacaagggccacaaggacaagggacacagggACAAGGGACACAGGGACAAtggacacaaaagacgatgttgcagtctacagggtgaaaTTTTTATCTGAATCTTGACGACCAAATAATTAGGAGTCGATcagagaaaaataataaaaaaagaagtagaaCTTAAAGGGTGtcattgaaattaatgtcaacttatacataggaatcatcccaaatagactgaagccaaaagaaattatttcttttctgtgaaccctctacccccttattaatattatgactaaaaactgaagactctgtcttcatgtcttcaacaaatgaaattggccaGGATTCATGAAGATTACGCCTGCCAAAGAGTTTGCCGATCAACATTTTATTCCCAAGAAAACGCTGTCAACTGACAACCATCTCGCCcatatgaaaagaagaaaatcttttggtttcaatctattcattttgagataggtccttgaatgtatttttcctgttatctagccctctgcagattgagatgatggctgtcgagaagatccaaccactcaaccacagtctacaattcgtgctatggtagatgtgactctcaacgATTTTGGATGACAAAGGAATCCAAtgcatatatggtaaatataaacagatgacaagacggtaaatgggtgaacacgccatgggctgagttcgtttcatcaagtcgcaaaatggttgattttatcttcaaactgcacgagcaacctcagtttggaattgaattgctaatcaagtgtcAAGTACTCTAGCGTTGTGGTCGTCAGTATTCTAAgccttttagaaaattaactggtaaatttgataaaactgaatgaaaggccctACGGCACATGCATCAATCATGGTAGAATAATGGAGTaaccttattttttgttttccagtcgctcacagatacgggcagacgacggagattcgagtggattcagtggatcgaatggttgcgctgagggatatccatgtgcaggattgatgaaccacagttcagcaaacgatgccttgacagaccaattcaaggagaaccttcgctaagatgaagaagggaacgtgtttaCTGTGTGGATGGGAAGGACACTTAAATGTCCGTCATTCTAATAGACTATTATGACAATATTCTAATTGACTAGAATGACAATCTTAACTCgaaagggactctctggacttacagaaagctacggacatagagccctgacatgataccctgcagccaccatgaggacagcctatctcatacctacggaaggatgccatcacacggtaatataaaaacaaatcaatttcagtttttcaaatgcccTTAGGTATAGCCATTGGCCTGATTTAGAGATcgtgagctctctgttgaggaacaattttcaaatgttatttttgcgacaccaattacagtgcaattttcatcaaactcgcggtgatgatagtttggaccaatctcaattagtaaaacaataaaatgttgcaaaaagaacTGGACGATAAAGAATGTTCTTGGTTGTAAACAGGATAATTTAGTTATGTACATGCAAAGTCAAAGGCTTTAATTACGTTGAAGGGGGACTATAAGCagcaggaggggggggggggggttaaattggccatcttcaggtgactaatatgcaaagTAAGAGCACTGGGTCAGGTtatattcagcactaaatgtatccctcatacagcgtgaatagtttcgacatactctgagaggtgagagacccctattggtgactttgtgttaaacttatcttgcctaccttgcGGCTGCCTTTTGATTCCTCTTTGGAAAGCTGCCCAGGCACTTATTTGTAATGAGCATGAATATCAACTGTTGCTGATAAACAATAGCTGAAGACTCGGTAGAAACCCTTTGGTAGTGATGGTCAGGGTCTGGTTGCAAGtattaaataaaagtaaaagtgtGTTGTTTTATTACATAAGCAGTATTATGGCAACACCTTTTTGCACTCAATATAAAGAATGGTTAAAACTATCAtctgtgcaattctgatgaaaatcgcgTTGttagtattctaaaatacctggatttagaatgaaccgcacttgtgtaaatgcaccatgtgccaacaaagcctcgttttgagttcagcggttatggttaggccgcttgggttggtgcaatgtCCGTATTGATTGACTAACCAAAaccacaagggtggagctaaacctcggctcaaaataatgacttggaaaatgctCCTTAACCAAACCgcccttttgacaaaacttcccaAATTCTAGTCCTTTACCTCCCTCTGAAACTGCTGATTAAGGATAGAATTAGTCATTGTAATGAAATCAGGCATGTCGGGGAGGAACACAGATTTGTGTCTCTTGCTCATCCAAAGCAGCGCTCAGCGTGAGAGTCCTAAATGAAGGTTTAATAGAGAAGATGTTTTCGAAAAGTTCTTCGTCTGAAACCTATagcacttttcttaaccagcatgaattgtctactaCCACAAGATTATACGGTCAGCACAATGGCccggccccttgacattgaattatcaacttgagcatgaatgaacaaccttaattttatgttgtctttttcttttcagcatgatgagccgtcccacagaagggagaaggatgttgttgacccagcacatcccaaccatgctcccatcgccgtcaagtaacagtacgacggttagattgtattttgtcaccgtaggctttatcgttttatcaaaatatctgattgaaaggtgatttaatgaaaattcaaatttttctgatggtgagaaggcaaatatttactctgcttatgacaagcatagattgttttaatctatgtttggttatgatcatgacttgtgccatggttcaaaatcttacacttttcaaagaagggattgaaattatcattatggCTTGTTTATGGCTAAGAAGGGAGCCAATGATAAGTCGCTCCAGaacccaaacaaaataattttcaagctaaGTTTTGTTCTTAAGATAAGAAGGAATAACAATTTGGGGGATGGGTTGTTTGTGGCTACCAGAGAAGCCAACAGCTGCCAGATGAGGACCCTGAAgttcttttcaggcaaaagttatttgtatgcttaaaaatcaccgaattcatcagatatttactggtatatccatcacttttgacatggggtccatgtgttcttgtttcgctgaccccacaaaacaagaacacatgtgtctgatggaactgtaggcctttcatactgtttctcaatctcatcagtaccacagaatcaactgacatggcctGGGCTCTGATGCCCATGACCTTACATCACACTGGCTGGTTCAgttgctcaatacatgtactatcatgctcgagacaaatgaccaacagtgaattgttgaatttgaatttcctccttgaagaaataccaaaacatctttccagttgaactaaaacagtcagatttaaaactctcactgttttattcGAAATTTAAAGACTGATCCTTCCCTAGTGGTCACACTGTGAGCCGTTGTCAAAGCAtgtcattcgacaatggtggcatgcatgcatgttttgttatggcttaccagggaccccaaattgttgatgatgatgttgtccatgggtaCATCACCTTGGGCAATGAGTGATCACAATGGTTCCttgatgacaattttttacatgatactgaattgattgagaaaagtgtagcttaaaaacgtcaacttttagacgttttaaaacttttgtcctgtatgaatgtatttgtaaatcttgcatgtaaatattttgtaaaatgtctaatgagatctagactccatgacttggcaaaaagtatggcaaagtcaacttttaatctttgccctgtcgaggtcacctcttttgtcatgcaaacgaCATGTCGTAACTGCTCCCTTTGTTATGCTAAGTGGCAGCCAGCTCTGTCCAGTggccatgacaaatgtggttcctttgttattcaaatcatcAGCAGTGACCAAATCTATTGTAAGTTCACATGGCTCACCTGAAGGCatgaacaataggttttaatacaatagctattaatgtattataaacatgatgaatgcatggagaggtttagtgctaactcaaaccattgtggtggagtacatgtagttgagtctattgtttttgatctcaatttagcattgtgttgcaaggacacttatcagtgtttctttgtgacatcttgtaaagaagttgaccaCGTCTTAAAGGGATAGAAAAACTATCATATCTCCcggtcctcttcttgtattgggctATCGGAGTGGTGCAGCCAAAAAATAATGTACTACGATCATTGTATGAactataatatacaatgtattaagtcttttcaaacataagcacctgtcacctgtgtgatggagatggcgactccctccgactgcgtaggttttctcccggtatgcaggtttcctcctacactacattccaaatcgtcatctgttttctttgtaatgtacagcaataaagtttttttgaaagagaaacattttttttcttattgactcGCCTGTTGACACACCATCACTAATCGAAACTTTTCATCGGAGCCACTGTTGTGCTTACCAGATATTGACCTTAAAaattggtcaaataaaaaatccccccccccccccccccgaggtcaTCTTACCAAGTGGATTATGCATAAGGTTGCAACGACCAGAACCACTGTCTTGGACTACAAGCGCATACTGACCTTTGCACCCAAggggaagagtccattgatcataatATTTGTTTGCATGGTAGTTCACTACCACTCGAGCTGTTTTCATGCTGGGTAAAAAACCAGTGGCATTCATTATAAGATAAGCCCCGAACCACAATCCTAGTCATGCTAAAAAAAGTCCCTTTGTTTTGATACAGATTATCGTGTTCCCCGAAAtctcattctgaggaaatcgggggttaatgttcgcttctcagcTTCAAACCccccagggacaatgtcacaatctgttcaACACCAGCATGGGCTGTCCACAGGTGGCAACATTGTCCTTGCAGCATCGCTTGAACAGTTTGGGTCCACAAAGGACTACTCATTTTGTAGGGGGGTCGAGATTTCATGCATCCACATCTATTTTACCCTGGAGCATCATCAgacgttgtgacattgtccctcccTGCGGCATCTACCACTAAGTCTTTGTGCAAATGCTCACATCATAAAAAAGGATCACAGAACTACCCCGTCCCGAGTGATTATGATCTCCAGTCAAAGACCAACAAAAGGATGCATCAGGACTCCACCCTACCGTTCTTTCTGCCCATGAGATGTAATTCTTTCAACTGCAAGTGATTCCACTTGAGAGTAACGGATGGAGTAACGAATGAAGTAACTACGGTTCCTATCAGATTTACAGTACTGCCACGTGCGTCAGAGTTTCCCGCCAGAAGAATGAGACGGTCACATGACAGACACGACAGAGGGAATTCCTCAGTCCGTCAACGCTCACCACATGCGCTCACCACATCCTCTGCAAGTAGTTTTTCGTTTATCTTAATGTCTCGCGTAGTGTGCAGTTTGTGGCACAGCAAGTTTGAGAGTTTATTGGCACTTATTACGTTTTTGTTTAGCTTTAGCATGATAATATTTCTATTGTTTCTAGTGTTATTTTGAGTGATATATCCCCACCCGTTCAGCACCGCGGAGCATACTTCATCGTCTGTCCTTGGAACTGTCCACAGAACATTGCAGAATGATCCGCCAATAAGCGGCTCgtgttttgttaaaaaatgtAAGATTCGAGTTGAAATACTCTGTAAAGATCCCATATACGGTGATCTTTTCAAACATGCATCGAATCTGGTAATCATATACAATAACTTATTATTCACGTAGTTTCTATAATCATAATACACACTTGGTATGACTACATTTGGTCATTCAATCAATGGCATCCGACAATCGGACATGGGCTAATGCACACATTTGTCATTTCCCCCAACCTGatcttttttctgaaatctaaTTGTTCGCCACACATCACAGGAACGTAACACATAAGTGAACACAGGTTGGACAATGCTTCAAAAGATTATCGTGAATGTACTTTTCATTAGGTCATCCAACATGTCCATCGGCGGCATCCCATAGATTGACATCATCGATGTCTTCATTCCAGCCGaggaattactgtcgtttcgctacattgccagttcgctacaagtcttttcgctacatgtggcggtcgtttcgctacatggtaggtcgtttcgctacatgggtggagtcgtttcgctacatgatgggtatggtcgtttcgctacatggaggacgtttcgctacatgggtgagacgagcgagccaatgcgaaggccttgcaaaggcctccaaatctgcgttggagtgcgtttgaatgacccctgtcaatcaataataagtacgtatacacggatacagacggttgagcgagccaacgcgaaggccttgcaaaggcctccaaatctgcgttgaagtgcggttgaatgacccctgtcaatcaataataagtacgtaattgagcgagccaacgcgaatggatgtctatgaggttactggtccattcaagtgcgaacaaacgacaagaaccccttgcgcgccatcaaaccgtataagtttttttaccggcaaactgtgctataataaatttgtagtcaccaccgggaattatagtagggtaaaatagagtaaaaataatgactacatccatgtagcaaaacgtcctccatgtagcgaaacgaccatacccatcatgtagcgaaacgactccacccatgtagcgaaacgacctaccatgttgcgaaacgaccgccacatgtagcgaaacgacttgtagcgaactggcaatgtagcgaaacagcctgatacccatGTAATGTACATCACTGTTTGAGTAAATGTATGTATTGCAATACACAATATCATGCACATGTATACTCTGTACATATCATAGATAAGATGTCTGGCCTCAGTCATGGCCAGGGAAATGTATGAAGTTCCCTGACGCTTTGAGGTTTTTATCTTTGTTCTCATTTCAGGATATAAAACCCAACTATGATATACTCATGCTGAGCCTGAGGTTACTGTTTGGATCGAGGTTTATCAGACCAACTCAAAATCAACTGCTTCAATCAAGATATAGAACCCTAGTTCATTCTACCTGTAAGACTATGACAACATTAACAGGAGGACCAGCTGTGGCTTCCGAAGCTTCTACTGCAACAACTATCAAATTTGGCGACACCGAAGAAGAAGTTAACATTGTGAGAGAAGGAAAAGCCGAAGTTTACTTTCAAAAGTCTGTGTTTTATAACCCTGTCCAAGAATTTAACAGAGACCTAACCATTAATGTTGTCAACGAATTTGCCAAAGAGTTCTTCATTGAAAAAAGGAATAAGGCAAAGAAGAAAGTTGCCTGCAGTTCTGAAGAAAATGGAGTGAAGGATGTTGATGTACCTGACCCAGCTGAACTCCAAGCTGGTATCCAGTACAAGGATGGCATGCGTGTTCTTGAGGGGTTGGCAGCCTCTGGCTTACGATCTGTCAGATTTGCACTTGAGGTACCAGGTGTTAAAGAAATAATTGTAAATGATTATGATCACACTGCtgtgaaatacattgaaaaaaACTTGGAAAAGAATGAAGTTGCTCATCTGGCACGTGCGAATTTCGGTGATGCTTCCATGTTAATGTATCAAAACCGTCAACCCTATGACAGATTCGATGTGGTTGATGTTGATCCTTATGGAAGCCCAAGTCGATTTCTAGATGCTGCCGTCCAGGCTGTCTCTGATGGCGGCCTGCTCTGTGTTACTTGCACTGACATGGGTGTTCTGTGTGGTAATAATGGCGAGGCTTCATACACCAAGTATGGTTCCTATGCTGTCAGGAGCCCTTGCTGCCATGAAATAGCTCTCCGGAGTATTCTTCACAGTTTAGATTCGCATGCCAGCAGGTATTCGAGGTACATTGTTCCCCTTCTCTCTGTCAGTGTGGATTTCTACATTCGTGTATTTGTCAAGGTTTACACTGGACAGTTCAAAGCGAAGCAATCTGCCAGTAAACAGTCGCTCATCTACAGGTGCGCAGGCTGTGGAGCACAATACCTCCAGCCTTTGGGGGACCTAGAAATCAAGGGTACCAATACCAGGTTTGTTGCAGCGACAGGGCCCCCTGTGAATCAAATGTGTGAGCACTGTGGACAGAAACATAAAGTCAGTGGCCCAATCTGGTCAGATAGGATTCATGACTTCGACTTTCTGGGAAGAGTTATTGAAGGTGTTAAGAAAAACAAGGACAAGTTTGGCACAGCTGAAAGAATGATTGGTAAGGACACAGTCCTTTTGTTGAGGGGAAAGAGAAAGTCTTGCCTCCTACTAACAAAACAGGCAaagttcttttctgtaaagaAACTAACATGGCAAAGCATTAAAATACAAAATGGACAAGGTCACTGCTTGTTCCCCCAAAAAGTTGCCGAAAATTTATAATTCACCGAAACAATACAAGTTGCACAGATTCAACAAGTGGTCATCTCAACAAGTTTAGCCATTTGAAGTTGATTTCTTTTTCACACTTTGCATCAGATGTCGCGATAGTCTGAACACCATACAGAGTTATTTCATCCAAAGTTCCATTTATCAATCTATATTGATTTGCACTGGTCTGTTGCAGGTATGCTGTCAATGATGCATGAAGAGCTTCCAGATGTCCCCCTCTACTATGTGGCAGACGAACTGTCTTCTGTGATGCATTGTGAAGTTACCCCTACAATGAAAATGAGGTGAGACATTTCTTCCATCCACCTTGCAAATGCCTGTCACTCTCTCAAAAATCTGTGAAGTGTTAAAATGTGTCATTTGAAACccaattttcaacattttcaggtcagccatcttgaatctAGGACACAAAGTGTCCTTCTCTCATGCAGCGAAGAATTCAATCAAGACCACTGCTCCTGTTGGTGTTATCTGGGTAGGTCGGTTTTTTTGGTAGTGCATATCACTGTGGTTTCTAGTGCAGGACAATTATAGGCCTAGTGACTTAAAACAAGGTTATTTAATTTTGAGGGTTTTCACCTCACTTATTGTTTATACTTACATTCGCAGTCCTTTGAGTCACACTAAACCTAGATTCTCTGTACCTGACCTAGATTCTCAGTAGTCGAGTGTCTCCACCAGGGTGGACTTGAGATATTGGGGGTTGTATTGGGGTTGTAAATGTAGTGATAAATGTGTCATTCTTTGTCTTGTGCAGGATATCATGAGGCACTGGATAAAGGAACATCCCGTTTCCAAGAAACGTTTGGTAACAGGCTCAGTTGTCAAAAATATCCTCGACAAGGAGATCACCTCCAAAGTGTGCTTTGAGTTGAGAGATGATGCTAATCCCGAGTCACGTAAGAGAGGTCTTCAGCGTTGGAAGGATATGCCTGAAAACTGGGGTCCAATGTCCAGGGCAAAGAAAAGTCCCGAGAGGGAGCCACAAGCCCCAGAGAAGAAGCGAAAACTTAGTGAGGTGAGTTAAGACTGTcatgaaaattgttttaaagTCCTTGTTTTAGAGTTAGTAAAGTTAGATATTTGCAGTTCTGACTATTGATAGGACATATCTTTCATTACTTGGACAACTTATTTCTATGACAATACAATTCTGGGCCCCATTCGTTGTACTTCTAAAAAGTTGGTGGGATGTGTTGCAGTTGACATTCAAGGAGATTTTGAGTGCAAGAAATGAATAACTTCTAGACATTTATTTTTAGCACGTTGTGGagtgtagtaggcctatatatgtcCTGACTTTGTCTACTTAATAATTGTGATGGAGGCAGAAGAATTTGGCCCTTACTTAACTGTCATTatgttgtagtacaaatctctcaATTCTGTTCCAGGAGGAGAAAAGCCACAAGACAGATGTTGAGATGGTCGATGAGGTGACTTCGTCTTCTGGAACAAAGGAATAGACTTTATGAGAAAGAAATATACGAGTGAAATGTGTGAATGGACCAGCAATAAACATGATACAAGTGAAGATATGTCTCATATGACTTATGTGAAATGGTTTCAGTATAAAAAATGTTGTTGCAAAGGAAATGAGAGCAGCATCAgaaaattaatgttttatttgcaAACAGAATGTTTTGCTCTAGATAAAGTGTAAAATGATATTACACATTTTTACTTGAAA
This is a stretch of genomic DNA from Lineus longissimus chromosome 2, tnLinLong1.2, whole genome shotgun sequence. It encodes these proteins:
- the LOC135501294 gene encoding tRNA (guanine(26)-N(2))-dimethyltransferase-like, which translates into the protein MLSLRLLFGSRFIRPTQNQLLQSRYRTLVHSTCKTMTTLTGGPAVASEASTATTIKFGDTEEEVNIVREGKAEVYFQKSVFYNPVQEFNRDLTINVVNEFAKEFFIEKRNKAKKKVACSSEENGVKDVDVPDPAELQAGIQYKDGMRVLEGLAASGLRSVRFALEVPGVKEIIVNDYDHTAVKYIEKNLEKNEVAHLARANFGDASMLMYQNRQPYDRFDVVDVDPYGSPSRFLDAAVQAVSDGGLLCVTCTDMGVLCGNNGEASYTKYGSYAVRSPCCHEIALRSILHSLDSHASRYSRYIVPLLSVSVDFYIRVFVKVYTGQFKAKQSASKQSLIYRCAGCGAQYLQPLGDLEIKGTNTRFVAATGPPVNQMCEHCGQKHKVSGPIWSDRIHDFDFLGRVIEGVKKNKDKFGTAERMIGMLSMMHEELPDVPLYYVADELSSVMHCEVTPTMKMRSAILNLGHKVSFSHAAKNSIKTTAPVGVIWDIMRHWIKEHPVSKKRLVTGSVVKNILDKEITSKVCFELRDDANPESRKRGLQRWKDMPENWGPMSRAKKSPEREPQAPEKKRKLSEEEKSHKTDVEMVDEVTSSSGTKE